A genomic stretch from Aedes albopictus strain Foshan chromosome 2, AalbF5, whole genome shotgun sequence includes:
- the LOC109411751 gene encoding muscle-specific protein 300 kDa isoform X2 has translation MEQYTSEFQRAKEIRTNYFVVYDRIKTWIENAELTISNHNIDPSELKTKLVQLVHESQEVRTAYEQLVYYGNEIIKNSKHYNDQKAMQANMDQILFELSKTIQLIEDKNHTVDQILGNWANFMRVYQLVVEWSLKLRPLLDRKLQLNSLQEAQSARHQYANAVSSLTDVSQNLSEMNHEFDKINEVCSTGYLKNKLHEAETLKIDNETVLFERNLYLQETTEEWLQFEHKIKSVKEWIKESYSLLESADLKNKPLRDQLRILEQMLADVSAQKIKVNISLEKLQVHFHSEVIYTENPNIVHDGRIVIEDLEKLNRDVFQTTQNLDRALVQIEDCQSEMQAIRQRIVHEEQQLRNILSPLHQSSDSEKNEQECRERIRALQSHLNQINAKIKLLLQRGSPEE, from the exons ATGGAACAGTATACAAGTGAATTCCAAAGAGCTAAGGAAATTAGAACAAACTACTTTGTAGTTTATGATAGAATCAAAACATGGATTGAAAACGCAGAGCTAACAATAAGCAATCACAACATTGATCCCAGTGAACTGAAAACGAAACTTGTTCAATTGGTTCATGAAAGCCAAGAAGTACGAACTGCTTATGAACAACTGGTGTACTATGGAAACGAGATCATTAAAAATTCCAAACACTACAATGACCAAAAGGCAATGCAAGCAAACATGGATCAAATTCTGTTTGAACTATCAAAAACAATTCAACTCATTGAGGACAAAAATCATACCGTTGATCAAATTCTTGgaaattgggccaatttcatGAGAGTTTATCAATTGGTGGTCGAATGGTCTCTAAAATTACGACCACTTTTGGACCGGAAGCTCCAGTTGAATTCGCTCCAAGAAGCGCAATCGGCTCGCCATCAATATGCT AACGCTGTATCAAGCTTGACTGATGTATCGCAAAACTTAAGCGAAATGAATCACGAATTCGACAAAATAAACGAAGTGTGCTCGACTggatatttgaaaaataaattacaCGAAGCCGAAACACTGAAAATCGATAACGAGACTGTTCTATTTGAAAGA AACTTGTACTTACAAGAAACTACAGAGGAGTGGCTACAATTTGAACACAAAATCAAAAGTGTAAAAGAGTGGATAAAGGAAAGCTATAGTTTATTGGAATCTGCAGACCTGAAGAACAAGCCTTTGCGAGACCAATTGAGAATTCTTGAGCAAATGCTTGCTGATGTATCAGCACAAAAAATCAAAGTTAACATTTCTTTGGAGAAGCTGCAG GTTCATTTTCACTCGGAAGTAATTTACACCGAAAATCCTAATATAGTGCACGACGGGCGTATCGTTATTGAAGATCTGGAAAAGCTCAACAGAGATGTCTTCCAGACCACGCAAAACTTGGACCGAGCTTTAGTGCAAATAGAAGACTGCCAAAGTGAAATGCAAGCAATTCGTCAACGCATTGTACATGAAGAGCAGCAACTTCGAAATATTCTTTCACCACTCCACCAGTCGAGCGATAGTGAAAAGAACGAACAG GAATGCCGTGAACGTATTCGAGCTCTTCAATCGCATCTAAACCAAATAAACGCCAAAATCAAACTGCTGCTACAACGCGGCTCTCCAGAGGAGTGA